A single Carnobacterium alterfunditum DSM 5972 DNA region contains:
- a CDS encoding ABC-F family ATP-binding cassette domain-containing protein, which translates to MKELKVQNLTKTYGEKVLFDEINFSIMEGERIGLIGVNGSGKTNLLNVITGKDSGEKGSIQKPKDYTISYLMQEPDLNPDKSVFDAVFEGDSPILAAVRNYEKALDLLIADPMDEKYQNRYSRAEQAMNDENAWIADTNAKMILSKLGIIDLEQLVGTLSGGQKKRVGIAQVLIQEPDLLVLDEPTNHLDFETITWLEGYLSSYRGALLLVTHDRYFLDRIVNRMVELSHGSATFYTGNYEQYVIERAERQEAAVVADHKRKQMYTKELAWMRTGAKARSTKQQARIGRFKDLEDNLNQSNLDESVEMNLEGSRLGKRVFELKDASLNLGGKVILDHFNMMIQTKDRIGISGENGAGKSTFLNTLAGRFPLDSGEIVVGETVKVAYFTQVIEEMDPTKRVISYLQEVGEEVETSNGERISVTNLLEQFLFERQTHGTLIGKLSGGEKRRLYLLKLLMQQPNVLLLDEPTNDLDIATLTVLEDYIETFPGAVISVSHDRYFLDKTVEKLLIFDGNGKIRPFYGSITDYIEEEKEKKQGRSVQSSEPSEKSNTQPESPTEDGKVKLTFAEQKEWSTIEEEMFNLENKIEAIKKEMSKSGSDFSLLQEQQERLAALEKELEEKMNRWEYLSQYSND; encoded by the coding sequence ATGGTTCTGGAAAAACGAACCTTCTAAATGTGATCACTGGAAAAGATAGTGGTGAAAAAGGCAGTATCCAGAAGCCGAAAGATTACACTATCAGTTATTTGATGCAGGAACCAGATCTAAATCCGGATAAATCAGTTTTTGATGCTGTTTTTGAAGGAGACTCACCTATTTTAGCAGCCGTTAGAAACTACGAGAAAGCATTAGACCTATTGATAGCAGATCCAATGGATGAAAAATACCAAAATAGATATTCTAGAGCTGAACAAGCAATGAATGATGAAAATGCTTGGATCGCTGATACAAACGCAAAAATGATTTTGAGCAAATTGGGAATCATTGATTTAGAGCAATTGGTAGGAACGTTATCTGGTGGACAGAAAAAACGAGTTGGCATAGCACAAGTATTGATACAAGAACCCGATTTGTTGGTTTTAGATGAACCGACCAACCACTTAGACTTTGAGACGATCACTTGGTTAGAAGGCTATTTAAGTTCTTATAGAGGAGCACTATTACTTGTAACTCATGACCGTTATTTCTTGGACCGGATCGTTAACCGTATGGTCGAATTGTCCCATGGTAGTGCGACATTTTATACAGGGAACTATGAACAATACGTTATCGAAAGAGCCGAAAGACAAGAAGCCGCAGTGGTCGCTGACCATAAGAGAAAACAAATGTATACGAAAGAATTAGCATGGATGCGTACAGGTGCAAAGGCACGATCAACAAAACAACAAGCTAGGATCGGACGATTTAAAGATTTAGAAGACAATTTGAATCAATCTAATTTAGACGAATCAGTTGAAATGAATTTAGAAGGTTCTCGCTTAGGAAAAAGAGTATTCGAGTTGAAAGATGCATCGCTTAATTTAGGTGGAAAAGTAATTTTGGATCACTTCAACATGATGATCCAAACGAAGGATCGAATTGGGATCAGTGGTGAAAATGGAGCTGGTAAATCAACTTTCTTAAATACTTTAGCAGGAAGATTCCCATTAGATTCAGGGGAAATAGTTGTAGGTGAAACGGTGAAAGTTGCTTATTTCACGCAAGTCATTGAAGAGATGGATCCTACTAAACGGGTTATTTCCTACCTACAAGAAGTTGGAGAAGAAGTTGAAACATCTAATGGTGAACGAATCAGTGTGACAAACTTACTGGAACAATTCTTATTTGAACGCCAAACGCATGGTACACTTATCGGTAAATTATCTGGTGGAGAAAAAAGACGATTGTATCTATTGAAGTTATTGATGCAACAACCAAATGTATTGCTGCTAGATGAACCGACAAATGATTTAGACATCGCAACGTTGACGGTATTAGAAGATTACATCGAAACTTTCCCTGGAGCGGTGATCTCAGTTTCCCATGACCGTTACTTCTTAGATAAGACAGTGGAAAAATTACTGATATTTGATGGTAATGGAAAAATCAGACCATTTTATGGAAGTATTACAGACTATATAGAGGAAGAAAAAGAAAAAAAACAAGGCCGTTCTGTCCAAAGCAGTGAGCCAAGTGAAAAATCTAACACACAACCGGAATCACCCACTGAGGATGGAAAAGTGAAATTAACATTTGCAGAACAAAAAGAGTGGAGCACAATTGAAGAAGAAATGTTCAATCTTGAAAATAAAATAGAAGCTATAAAAAAAGAAATGTCGAAATCTGGCAGTGATTTCAGCTTACTGCAAGAACAACAAGAACGATTAGCGGCTTTAGAAAAAGAGTTGGAAGAAAAAATGAATCGTTGGGAATATTTAAGTCAATATTCAAATGATTAA
- a CDS encoding thymidylate synthase, whose translation MESEYLNLGKKVLEEGHEKTDRTGTGTKSLFGYQMRYDLQKGFPLLTTKRVPFSLIKSELLWFIKGNTNIQYLLQHNNHIWDEWAFERFVKSDDYSGPDMTDFGRKALTDSDFNAVYQGEKETFCNRILEDEAFAAKYGELGNVYGAQWRKWKTTQGETIDQLKEVIQQIKTTPDSRRLIVSAWNPEDVPNMALPPCHTLFQFYVADGKLSCQLYQRSADIFLGVPFNIASYALLTHLVAHEVGLEVGEFVHTLGDAHLYSNHFEQMKKQLARDARDFPTIALNESKTSIFDFEMDDIQIKGYDPHPGIKAPIAV comes from the coding sequence GTGGAATCAGAATATTTAAATTTAGGAAAAAAAGTCTTAGAAGAAGGTCACGAAAAGACCGATCGAACAGGAACAGGAACGAAAAGTCTTTTTGGTTATCAAATGCGCTATGATCTTCAGAAAGGATTTCCTTTGCTAACAACTAAAAGAGTGCCATTTAGTTTGATCAAAAGTGAACTACTATGGTTTATTAAAGGCAATACAAATATTCAATATTTGTTGCAGCATAATAATCATATCTGGGATGAATGGGCTTTTGAACGTTTTGTAAAAAGTGACGATTACTCAGGACCAGACATGACTGATTTTGGTAGAAAAGCTTTAACTGATTCTGACTTTAACGCTGTCTATCAAGGAGAAAAAGAAACTTTTTGTAATCGTATTTTAGAAGATGAAGCATTCGCTGCTAAATACGGCGAACTTGGCAATGTGTATGGAGCTCAGTGGAGAAAATGGAAAACGACCCAAGGGGAAACAATTGATCAATTAAAAGAGGTTATCCAGCAAATCAAAACGACGCCAGACTCAAGGCGTTTGATCGTATCAGCATGGAATCCAGAAGACGTTCCTAATATGGCGTTGCCTCCTTGTCATACGTTATTTCAATTTTATGTTGCTGATGGAAAATTAAGCTGCCAATTGTATCAACGAAGTGCAGATATCTTTTTAGGTGTGCCATTTAATATTGCGAGCTATGCACTATTAACACATTTAGTAGCGCATGAGGTTGGTTTAGAAGTTGGAGAATTTGTTCATACGTTAGGTGATGCACATTTGTATTCAAATCATTTTGAACAAATGAAAAAACAACTAGCAAGAGATGCTAGGGATTTTCCGACGATCGCATTGAATGAATCAAAGACTAGTATTTTTGATTTTGAGATGGATGACATACAAATTAAAGGATATGATCCTCATCCAGGAATAAAAGCTCCAATAGCTGTTTAA
- a CDS encoding dihydrofolate reductase: MIAFLWAQDKNGAIGYQGTLPWYLPNDLKFFKQMTLNNAVVMGRKTFEGMNKRPLPNRINIILTTDRSYQAEGVKVMHSREEVLDFAKEYSGDTFITGGANVFSFFMEDVDVLHRTMIEGEFKGDTFIPEIDWKKWKLVETEEGIVDDRNKYPHVFETYRLNDK, encoded by the coding sequence ATGATTGCTTTTTTATGGGCTCAAGATAAAAATGGAGCGATTGGATACCAAGGAACTTTGCCTTGGTATCTGCCAAATGACTTGAAGTTTTTCAAGCAAATGACATTAAATAACGCTGTCGTAATGGGCAGAAAAACATTTGAAGGAATGAATAAACGCCCTTTACCTAATCGTATCAATATCATCCTTACAACTGATCGCAGTTATCAAGCCGAAGGGGTCAAAGTCATGCACAGTCGAGAAGAAGTACTCGATTTTGCTAAAGAGTACTCAGGAGATACCTTTATCACTGGCGGAGCAAATGTATTTAGTTTCTTTATGGAAGATGTGGATGTATTACACCGCACCATGATTGAAGGCGAATTTAAAGGAGATACGTTCATTCCTGAAATAGACTGGAAAAAGTGGAAACTAGTTGAAACAGAAGAAGGTATTGTTGATGACCGCAATAAATATCCTCACGTTTTCGAAACGTATAGACTAAATGACAAGTAA
- a CDS encoding SGNH/GDSL hydrolase family protein, with amino-acid sequence MKKGRLIVIVFLFLIIGSIFIATLLTNPFQSNLSNNDKNTEIKKESLHIVAIGDSLTEGIGDATKGGGYVPIVADLLEETDVYKEVTTSNYGKNGDRSDQVLKRFHESKSIQEDIASANIVVLTVGGNDIIKTFKQVFLTATEESFILPEKAYQVNLRALLADFKKLNPKLEVYVFGVYNPYYVYFPEITEMQNIVDKWNKTTQEIVNETDNATFISTVDLFNPTIKQDEVKNILMDEENSDGSEINNPYLYEKDLFHPNKAGYELMGEVLFQAIEAE; translated from the coding sequence ATGAAAAAAGGACGGTTAATTGTCATTGTCTTCCTTTTTTTAATCATAGGCAGCATTTTTATTGCAACCCTACTAACAAACCCATTTCAAAGTAATTTATCTAATAATGATAAAAATACGGAAATAAAAAAAGAATCACTTCACATTGTTGCAATCGGAGATTCTTTAACAGAGGGTATTGGGGATGCTACTAAGGGTGGAGGGTATGTCCCAATAGTTGCTGACTTGTTAGAAGAAACGGATGTTTATAAAGAAGTAACTACTAGCAACTATGGGAAAAATGGAGATCGAAGCGACCAAGTCTTGAAACGTTTTCATGAAAGTAAGTCCATCCAAGAAGATATCGCATCGGCCAATATAGTCGTTCTCACGGTAGGTGGAAATGATATTATAAAAACCTTTAAGCAAGTTTTTTTAACCGCTACGGAGGAAAGTTTTATCCTCCCTGAAAAAGCATACCAGGTGAATTTAAGAGCTCTTTTGGCTGACTTTAAAAAACTAAATCCTAAACTTGAAGTATATGTTTTTGGTGTTTATAATCCTTATTATGTTTACTTTCCTGAGATAACTGAAATGCAAAATATAGTAGACAAATGGAATAAAACAACTCAAGAAATAGTAAATGAAACGGATAATGCTACCTTCATTTCTACCGTGGACTTATTCAATCCGACAATAAAGCAAGATGAAGTAAAAAATATATTAATGGATGAAGAAAATTCTGATGGATCAGAAATCAATAATCCTTATTTGTATGAAAAAGATTTATTTCATCCTAATAAAGCTGGATATGAATTGATGGGAGAGGTATTGTTTCAAGCTATTGAGGCTGAGTAA